CGTGTCCTACGCGGTGACCGACCCGCTCGCCGATCTGGTCGCCGAGGCCGGGGCCACGCCGGTCCGCTACACCTCGACCCTGCCGGGCTCGCCCACCGCCACTCGCCAGGAGTGGCCGGAGGAGGAGGTCGAGGCGAGGTTGATGTTCCTGGAGGAGACGAAGACGGTCGTACCGCAGCTCGAACAGGCGTACGCGGCGGACCGGCCCGATCTCGTCGTGTACGACCTCCCGGACTTCCTCGCGCTGGCCGAGAAGTGGGGCGTGCCGGAACTCCAGCTGTGCCCGACGCACGTCTACACCCCGGGCCTGGAATCGGTCCTGGACATGACTCCCACGCCCGAGAAGATCGCGGTGCAGGAGGCCTACGACGAGTACTTCGCCGAGCAGGGCCTGACCTTGCGGGAGAAGGACTTCATGCACCCGCGCCGGTGCATCGTGACACTTCCGCGGAGCTTCCAGTACTTCGGGGACCAGGCGGCGGACGCTTACACGTTCGTCGGTCCGATGCTGACCGAGCGGGCCTTCCAAGGGGACTGGCAGGCGCCGGACGACCGGCCGGTCCTGGTGATCTCGCTGGGTTCGGCCTACAACGATCGCCTGGACTTCTACCGGACGTGCCTGCGCGCGTTCGCCGATCTCGACTGGCACGTGGTGCTGTCGGTCGGGAAGTCGGTCGATCCGGCGGAGCTCGGTGAGATCCCGGCGAACTTCGAAGTGCACCAGTGGATCCCGCAGGTCCGGATGCTGTCCCAGGCCAGCGCGTTCATCACGCACGCCGGGATGGGCGGCACGATGGAAGGCCTGCACCACGGCGTTCCGCTGATCGCGGTGCCGCAGGCCGCCGACCAGTTCATGAACGCGGCCCGGATCGAGGAGCTCGGCCTGGGCGTCCAGCTGGACGGTGCGACCGCCACGCCGGAGCAGCTGCGCGCCGCGCTGGAGAAGGTCACCTCGGACGAGGAGATCCGGAACCGGCTGGCCGACGTGCGGCGCGAGATCAAGGAGGCCGGCGGTCTGGCGCGGGCCGTCGAGATCGTCGAAGCGCTGCTGTGACCGCACTGCGGTCCACCCGCCGGGTCACTCCGGCGGGTGGACCGCGCGGACCGGTGCGACCGCTCTCAGCTGGGGGTATCCACTTCGGTTGTGGCCGTACGCGGATGTTCTGTTTCCCGCCGCCCGCGGCAGCCGCCTACGGTCGGAGCACGACCTCAACCAGGTCGTCTGACCAGCAGTGATGCCGGAAGGAGCGGGAGAACCATGGCGGAGCGGAGCCTGCGGGGCAAGGTCGCGGTCATCGGCGGCGGGGGCAAGAACCTGGGTGGCCTGCTGTCCACGACCTTCGCGGACGAGGGCGCGAAGGTCGTCGTGCACTACAACAGCGACGCGTCGGCCACCGAGGCGGAGAAGACCGTCAACGCGGTGCGGGAGGCCGGCTCCGAGGCGATCGCGGTGCAGGGCGACCTGACCCAGGTCGGCGAGGTGCGGCGGCTGTTCGACACCGCGGTGGACACCTTCGGCGGGGTCGACGTCGCGGTGAACACGACCGGGATGGTGCTGCGCAAACCGATCCTGGAGACCTCCGAGGAGGAGTTCGACCGGATGTTCGCGATCAACGCGAAGGCGGCGTACTTCTTCATCCAGGAGGCCGGGCGCCGGCTCAACGACGACGGCAAGATCATCAGCCTGGGCACCTCGCTGCTCGCGGCGTTCACCGACGGCTACTCCACCTACGCCGGGGGCAAGGCACCGCTGGAGCACTTCACCCGCGCCGCGGCCAAGGAGTTCGCCGACCGCCGGATCTCGGTGAACGTGGTCGCGCCGGGGCCGATGGACACGCCGTTCTTCTACCCGCAGGAGACCCCGGAGCGGGTGGAGTTCCACCGGTCCCAGGGCATGGGCAACCAGCTCACCCACATCGAGGACATCGTCCCGGTGATCAGCTTCCTGGCCACCGACGGCTGGTGGTTCACCGGGCAGACGATGTTCCCGAACGGCGGCTACACCACCCGGTGACCGCCCTCGGTGCGGCAGGCGGCCCGAGGGGAGGAGGCCGCCTGCCGCACCGGGATGTCGGAGCACGTCCGGGGCGCGCGGAGGAGGTACTGGTGGTGAACCCGGCGAGGATCCGGTGGCAGGCGATG
This portion of the Saccharopolyspora antimicrobica genome encodes:
- a CDS encoding macrolide family glycosyltransferase, whose protein sequence is MTDSAQNTHRTKPAHIGFFTIPAHGHINPTLALVAELVNRGHHVSYAVTDPLADLVAEAGATPVRYTSTLPGSPTATRQEWPEEEVEARLMFLEETKTVVPQLEQAYAADRPDLVVYDLPDFLALAEKWGVPELQLCPTHVYTPGLESVLDMTPTPEKIAVQEAYDEYFAEQGLTLREKDFMHPRRCIVTLPRSFQYFGDQAADAYTFVGPMLTERAFQGDWQAPDDRPVLVISLGSAYNDRLDFYRTCLRAFADLDWHVVLSVGKSVDPAELGEIPANFEVHQWIPQVRMLSQASAFITHAGMGGTMEGLHHGVPLIAVPQAADQFMNAARIEELGLGVQLDGATATPEQLRAALEKVTSDEEIRNRLADVRREIKEAGGLARAVEIVEALL
- a CDS encoding SDR family oxidoreductase produces the protein MAERSLRGKVAVIGGGGKNLGGLLSTTFADEGAKVVVHYNSDASATEAEKTVNAVREAGSEAIAVQGDLTQVGEVRRLFDTAVDTFGGVDVAVNTTGMVLRKPILETSEEEFDRMFAINAKAAYFFIQEAGRRLNDDGKIISLGTSLLAAFTDGYSTYAGGKAPLEHFTRAAAKEFADRRISVNVVAPGPMDTPFFYPQETPERVEFHRSQGMGNQLTHIEDIVPVISFLATDGWWFTGQTMFPNGGYTTR